In Gossypium hirsutum isolate 1008001.06 chromosome D01, Gossypium_hirsutum_v2.1, whole genome shotgun sequence, the genomic window GTTGAAGCTAGCCTTTGTACTCAGCCGTGAGGTTCCTGTACTTTTTCAAaaggttgaatttttttatcattctGATCTATCTTATGCTTGCATAAGCTTAATATAGTCTTAGGTAAATTTTATTGTAACTGCTCAACTGTGGCTTGATGTAAGAATCTGATTGTGGTATATCAGATCCAGTGACACTAAGAAACTGGTCTTCCGTTTGAGACTGAACATTTTTCTGTGTTTAGTTTATTTTAACAAGTATGGTACAGTTGAGTATATCATATTCACTATTTTCTGACAGTTAATTTAGGACTAGTGCAACACTTagaaatttgatttgttcttTTTGCCccctaattaatttacttttcctAATTTTGTGATCTATAATAACATCAGACCAAATTACTGCTGCCTTAAACTAGTTCTTGAGACTTGTTGCTGCTTCTAAATGTCTTATTCATCCAAATCCAATGTAATCTAAGTTAAGTTCACTAAAGGTCAATAATGAAGTTTCTCTCCAGAACTGTTGATATACGGATAACATCTACTGCACCTACATGGCTGTAATGAAGGAAAAAATGAGCATAAAGTTAAGCTAAATTTGATTGCTAGTGCTATTTTTAATTTCCGTGTGAAATTTGTCTTAGATACTAGTTTGTCTGGGAGTTCCCAAATAATTTCCAATTATTGTCTTTGCAAGTTGCTCCCAACAAATTTGTTCTCTTAACTGTTTTAACCTTCTGTCTTTTCTATTGCTTTTTCTCTAATGTCTTGGCagctaaattttgttttattaatactCAGGTTTCCAGACTGCTTTCTGCAATATATCTGCTTTCTGCAACTAGTGAGCACTTTGCTTTGCCATCTTGCAAAGCACTCTCTGAAAGTCATTGGGCTTCATATTTTCATCAAGCTTCACTTGGGACTCATCTTAATAACCAGTTCTTCCCTAGTACTTCTGGGAGATCGAATGCTCAACGCTTTGTAGATTCTGGGGTAGGTTGCACACTTCATCTTGTCTTTCCTTGGCATTTCCAATATGATAAAGTAGCAAGACAAGTTATTTGCCAATAAATCTTAATAGTTCCAAAAATTGTCTTAAAATGTTAAGGCATTTGACTTACATATTATAGATGAATCGCATCATGCTCCTTATTGTTATCAGGAAAAGTCTGGCACAAAAGAGTCATTCTGAATTTTGGTGGTCCATCTTTAATTATGATATTGGCAATATTATTTATACCCTGGTGAATCCTGTTTCGTCAGGACTAGGTGCTAATTTGTGGGGTCTTACCAACTTTTTCTGTTTTGCCTTTTCTATCGTCTACTTTTATGTATTTGTGCTAtttactatttcttgattatTGAGGCTGGCAGCTTTTATCTCATTCTGTagatcaaaaattttaaaacacctGCTATTTCACTTTTTTGATTGAGTCGTTGGATTTTCATTTTCAGGACTTGAATGGGGTTGTTTCATCTTGCGCACATACAGAGACATCCACACTGTTAAGGTTTATGCTGTTACAACTGAAAATTCATGAGATTTACTAGCTTCTATAGTTTCTGTTTACCCCATCAACCCCTGATGTGCACATACATATGAAAAAGAAATGTTATCCTTTCTTCTTGTTTTGCTGCAGGCTTGCCCCCGGTTCAGTGAATGATCTTGAACAATTTGTGATGAACTTTTATGTGGGCCTTCCTGGCACTGCCATCATATGTATAAGTTTGCTCGGTCATGATTATACCAATTTATTGCAAGAATTGCTACTTTATCCATCTTCCATTCATGCATGGTTGCTATTGTCACGGTTGAATTCTAAGAATCAACCTGTTGTTTTGCTTTTGCCTCTGGATTCAGTTTTAGAAGGTATTTTCTTTGATAGGAatatgaataattaaaaattaacattataTTAATGCACTAGATGCTAAAAATGTCTGGAAAAAAATTACAGAAGTTTCAGATGATGCTGCTCCTAATGATGATAATGCAAGGGCTTGTCAGGAATTGCGCCAGCTGATGAATTCAGGTAAAAAGTGGCATTGTCCATGGGGTTCCACTGTGGTTGATAATGTTGCTCCGGCATTTAAAATGATATTGGAAGAGAACTTCATGACATCTTCCGGCTGTCCTTTAGAAGATACAAAAAGTACGAGGTCTTTGTGGTGGATGGTTAGAAAGAAGGTTGATCACCAACTTGGTAAACTGTTGAGGTAGGTATTCTCTTTTCATCAAATATGTGTCCATCCATTTTTGACACAATTATTGTGATTTGGGATTGGATCACCAGTGGCCAACTGGTGTTCACAAAACTTCATTCACAAGTTCTTCAACTTGTCTCCTTTTGGCTACATTTTAGTAAACTACCCAAAGTTTGTATGTAATTTGCAGCATTTCATGTTGAAATTGACTACTGatgtatgaaatatatatatatatatgcctggCCTGCGTTCCAGTAATTTAGAAGATTCATGGTTGGGTCCATGGAGGCATGTGCTTCTTGGGGACTGCTTGGACTGCAGAAGCTTGAACACAGTGCATAAGAAGCTGGTGCAGGATCTGAAATCTAAATGCAAAATGGACATAAATGAGAGTTACCTTAAACTCTTTCTTGGAGCTGCAAAGTTTGACATTAAAGAAGCATGCCTTTCACAGCGGTGTTTAAGAAAAGGATGCTACACTGGCAAGCTTGAACATCATGAACAAGAAAATTCTCAGACTAATGGCATTGATGATGTGTCTGCATTGGCCTCTCAACTAATACGTGAAGCAGTGAATGAGCTTCATATGGAGGATGCCATCTGTAGGGAACCGATAATTTTGGTGTTGGACTTGGAAGTCCAGGTTGGTGAAATTGTTAtggtttattatatatattttcatttcgGGGCATATCAATATTGCATGAGTTTATCTTGCTCCAAGAAGATGGTTGTCATCTAATAGCATTTTTTCACCTCATATTTGCTTTTGCCAACATCTTCTTGGTTtgtttattctttttgttttttcaacTTTTCCCATTCGAAAGTCCatccttttccctttttatttactttatttattgtAGCAACTGACAATACAAGGACTGTGTACAGATGCTTCCATGGGAAAGTATACCGATACTAAGACAGCAGGAGGTTTATCGAATGCCTTCTGTAGGCAGTATCTCTATCATACTTGAGAGAAGTCAGCGATATCATGAGCTAGCTTGTACAAATGCTGCCGCTTTTCCTCTGATAGATCCCTTGGAtgccttttatttgttaaatccCAGTGGAGACCTTAGTAGCACACAAGCTGAATTTGAGAACTGGTTTAGGGATCAAAATTTTGAGGTGATTTATCCTCTTATTATTTGTTGGATTTGTCGAAGGGCAAAGCATTTATCATACAATGATAGAAAATGCCACTTTTTGCTCTGTTAACTTGAATCAGCTATCTTTATTCCATTTTGCTTTACACCGATGTTCGGTaaataatttctttcttaatgaACGATATAATATAGGGAAAGGCTGGAACTGTGCCAACAGCTGAAGAACTGGCTACAGCCTTGAAAAGCCATGACCTTTACTTATATTTTGGCCATGGAAGTGGTATGCTTGTTACTACTTGCCATCTACTGTATGTTACTCATGTCGTGCTATTCTTTTTGTTCCTTTGCATTAATTTTGGATATGCATTTCTGGGCTTTTGGTTGGTATAGGGGAGCAGTATCTTTCCAAAGATGAGATTCAGGGACTGGAGAAGTGTGCTGCCACCGTGCTAATGGGTTGCAGCAGTGGCTCACTGAGGCTTAATGGATGCTATGTGCCGCGAGGTGTTTCACTATCCTATATACAAGCTGGTTCTCCAGTTACTATTGCCAACTTGTGGGAAGTGACAGACAAGGACATTGACCGTTTCGGGAAGGCCGTGCTTAATGCATGGTTGAGAGAAAGAATGGATCTAGTAGATTGTTCTCAATGCAACCAACTGGTGAAAGAATTTGAGGCCATGAAAATTAAAGGCCGTAAAGGCAATTCCAGAAAGAAATCGGCAAGCAGCAATTTAACTGAAACTGCAAACAGTGGTTCGTCGACGAATGCATGTGAGCACAGACCGACAGTAGGATCATTTGTTGGTAGGGCTCGAGAAAGTTGCACCCTCCCTTTCTTGAATGGGGCGTCGCCAGTTTGTTATGGTGTCCCAACGGgcattatgaaaaagaaagatttgtAGTAATTCCAAACAGACCACTCAAAGGTAGCTTAGAAGTTGTACAGATATTTGATTTCGGCTtactacattattattttttaaaattaccaaaaaaaataaatatttttttcatgtgATAACTGATAACGAGAGTAAAACAGGAATTTCACATTAGATTACTCGACTGGGAACTGCTAAAGATAAGCGGAGCTCAGCCATTCACGATTTTGTTTAATGCTCGTTGAGTGTAACAGGTTACTTaacaaaaaatttgatttattttaatattttaattatttaaaatatatttataatttttatatatatcattcaagCTCATAAAtccaatttaataaattaaaattggtTAAGTTAATTAACTAATCGAATTGACCAACCTAAATTTagatcaatttaataaaaaactgattgattttaatattttaattattttaaatatattactcATGCTTATTAAACCAAGCCGACAAACCTAAAATTAGTTCAGTCAATTGAGCAGGCCGAATGCTCCCTTCTCTGAGGGACACGCCAGGGCAGTTAGTATTGAAATTGCCTGGCCACACGTTACAGCAACTTCGGAATTCATATATTGCCaagatatattatttacattctCATAATCAGACCACACTAAATCCCTGCAATACTTATTGACAACGCGAAAATTTGAGTGAAGCAACAATGGAACAATCACAACAATGAGGTTCATTAGCAGTTTAAGGTTTCGCAATACGTGCATTGTTTCCCTGCATCCCCCACATTACCAAGTCTACAATTCTATATTTATACAGGGTTAGAGGACTAACATAAGttgaaataaagaaaaggaaTTACCAGTACATCAAAATGATTACACAACAACAAAGGAAAACAGGCTACTCATCTTCCCAGCCAACCTCTGATACAACCCCTCAAAATGAATGAGAAATAAATTGATGGAAATTTGAATTCTAAATTTCTCTTTTTCCGGCTTCACCTAATTTTTGCTTAAGACTATAGTGAAATGTAGGATGTAGCCTTTCCTGTTTCCCCTCCTTTATAGGTACAGCTTTATCCTACATTTGACCTCCAATGtcttctcttcttctcctcctcctGCCTGAACGTCCTAAAAGAACTCTGCCATGTCGACGGAGCCGGCTAACCAAAGATACATTGCCCCCGCCATCATTAAAATAGTCATCATCTTGATGACCCCCAACAGGAGAGGTAAGGTGAACACCAACAGCATTCTCATCTGCTGCATGTGTAGGCTGCCTTGTTCGTCTACCAAGGTCATTCCCTGATGGCCCAAATGCAtgcagaaaaagaaagaaattcaaAACATTATTATCTAACCCCACATCAAAATCTCCACCCCTTTCTATAGCATCTGCTGTGTCGAGACCACCCTCTTCATCCGTCTCAAAACCGTGATGATTTCTTTCTATTACATAATCACCAAAAACCATTGCCCCGGGCATTGTTGACCTTATTGTGCTGATCACATCCTCCTGCTCCCGCTCCCTTTCAAGCCTTCTCCACTTCTGTTCAATGGTAGGATCCGCTTCACGTGGCTGAGCACATGGATGATCTGCTTTCATGTGTTTCCTTAATTCCTTAAAAGTACCAACAAAGGTGCAGTCATCCTGCATGCAACTTCTCTTTTTGGCATTTAAATATTCCCTTGCAGGTTCCACCACAGTCCATCCTTTTACCTGACCCCTGCAAAGTGGACATGATATTTCTGTTGCTTCACACTTCTCAACAGGCCAACTAGAACCGGCGGCCAGAACTGAATTATCAATAGAAGTATGCAACGGTTCTTCATGATTGAATGGAACTACTTTAGTGTGGAACTTCTTGTACTGGTCAAGGCAGTTCGAGTATCTGAAGCTAGTTCCACACATGTACGGACGACAGCCCTTGTCATGGGATGAACAGAGAAGAAGAACAGCATTGTGAGGGCACTCCATGCAAACAGAACATGTTGCATCTTCCCAATCCCTATTATCCAAAGCTTTGGAACATTTTCTGTGGTGTAAATCTCCAGAGATGCCTTGGCGACGACAATGCAACAAGAATGGGGTTTGCTGGCTTGCTGTTCTACGCCGTCCTTTGCCACCTTTTGCCATTTGCAAACTACACCTTCAAAAAAGAatgcaaaatgaaaaaaatcttaTGACTGCAGAAATAATCTGAGACCAACATATAAAAACAGCTAGATTACCCGGAGTGCTTAAATTTCTAAAGCTTTTAGCCTATGAACAATAATGTCTAAACCATAGCAAAATGAAATTTCCAGAAAGCAATCCACGAATGACATGAAAATTcaagttaaaataaaatcctaGTAATACCAAAAAATTCAAGGTTCATAATCCTAAAACAAACATTACAAAAATCCAGCCATAATTGACATAGACCAATCTAAACAAACATCAATAGAAAAGACAACCCTTGACAAAATTAACATCTGTGTTACAATTACAAGTGAATTAGATCATCCTTGAAAATGAACATCGCAAAAGAACAAGCCCAATCAATGGGCAAGCCAATTATGACgtgaaaattcataatttaaaaggacgaaattgaaagACCTCaccagtttgaaaaaaaaaagttgcgaATATCTAGATCGAGATAATGGGTCAGTTGGAGATACCAAGTCTCATATGATAAACAAACATCCAGAATTAATAGGTTCAATGAATCGAAAGAACGCGATTTAGCAGTAGATTCACGTTATAATATGAAACTATGATTTTTACCCAAATAGAAGTAGTGAAAGCTCAAATATATACTACATAAGACAAGAATATTGAACGGGAAACAGTAAAACCAAGACAACGAGACGTACAAGGGAAAAGAAGAGTGAATTTGGGGGGAAATTAAGagaaaaatttagggttttgtttGGCCAAGGATTGAAAACGGAGAAGCTATAATAATGATATAAGCGCCATGCGCAAAGCTTTGTAGCGTAGAAATGAGTCGACGAATCTGATATTCCGAATACCCGATTAATAGGTATTATTTCCTTGGGGAAAGCAATATCACGCAACGTAAAATGGAAGTGCTACTCACGCTCTCATTTGACAATAATTTACGTCGTGGAGGAGAGAGGTTAGATAGAGGCGAGTGAAATGCACGCTCGGTTGAATCTGTGGTAGATGAATGATGAAGAAAGTTGAGAGAGGCGGTTAcattgaaaaatcaaaaatcgAAGAACCAGTATTGTGGGCTTGGCTGATGGCGGTTCACTTCACTCACTGCCTCCTAAAAAGGGATAAGGTAAGGCCGCTCACAACTACTTCCAACTTCCACGTTGTTAGCCATTCCTACCAATAGGCCTGAACCCCAAAGTCTGTTTGTGTCGATTCCAACATGTAACAACTTGAGTCTAACAGAATTTGAGCTTGAACCgaaaaaatttgagtttaaaaaaatgagattaaaaaaattcaagcttATAATAGATCGAAGCCTAAGATCGATCTTACTCGAGCTTGAGATAAATTCACCCAAAGCCCCAAAAAGTTCACATTTATACCAGAACAATTATAAtagatattaataattataattttatgatattacttcaaatataaataaatgatttttttttgaaaatgtatttATTAGTAGAGATGTTCATGGGCGGGGTCATGTCGAGTGTGGGTCATGCCCAACTAAAATTTTAAGCCAGGACCTGGCCCGAAAATGGGcttaaaactttttttaagtTCGACCCGGATGAAAATGGTAAAACACGAGCTCGATCTGcctgtattaaattttttatataatttttaaatatgtataatgcgtcaaaaatattaaaaacattaaaataaatatttcccaacaaattaaaaaaattaaaatatgtatacttaaataacacgaGGATAGATGCatcttaacaagcaaatgcctttaaaataataacaaaattaacaataaaacaagtgttatataatatctaaacaacaacaacaaaatagtgaaatggtagcaaaatatgaagaaaacgacaagaaaataacattaaaacaccaaaaaaaaaacaaatttttttgtcCTCTTTGTGAATTCGGGCTGGGTCGGTCCCGGGCAAAAATGTCTTACCCGATGCCTTGCTCGTTCTTAAAACAGACATTATTTTTTTGCCAAAATCCTCCCACTTTTTCTGACCGGCCTTCGGGCCAGGCCGAATGGCTTGATCATGAGAAGTTCTATTCATAAACgttgtatatttatattaaaattttattaataggaaatgtaattaataatatatttttatgttgaattataaagttaaataaatttctaaaaacattaatttaatataaaatacttCAATACTATAGTTATGtatgtataataaatataataaaattaataattattaaaatctataaaattaaactttaataataatatactaatatattatataattattgtaGAAATCAATTACCTGACCTAACCTTAAActgatatattaaattaatatattattaatacataaaataataatataatatataactattattaaaagtattaatacatatataattcaaaaaatatatttcacatcATGTAACATAACATCATTTTTTTTTGAGTAAAAGACGACCACAAGGGTCAAAACATATTATTAAGTAATATCACTAATAACATCATTATGAATTTCCTTTGAATAATCCATATCGAAAAACCACCTCTTAGCTTCACTAAACATTTTAGTACAAATTAAATCGGCCACACTATTACATGACCGATAAGACCAAGCTAAATTGGCAGCATTAAACATgtcgaaaccatcttttgaaaaacaaaaaactttaagttttaggttgtcgacttttaaaaaatgaaaattgggagtcgccaccaatcctttattaaggtgtgattggatcacctaaaatgattttggtctacaaattttaaaacaaggttcgggagtcagttacgtacgaggaagaattagcaccctcgtaacgcccaaaatttggtaccaagttgattaattagtgtcttaaggttgaaaattttaaaatataatcttaaaaaaacttaaaacattaCGTATTAAGacatttttcaatttagagaagcaaaaatgccacacccaatgcgttagggcacggtTCCTTTAAattcccaaactcggaatatttcctttattattttaaaaaaaatcttcatttcgagaaatcaatgcgtcacatccaataagttaggacacaactgttgaattcccaataatgagatcttattttttattaaagagaaatgctcaattgttagatttaacgaaggaaatcggaacccaatacgttaggg contains:
- the LOC107922314 gene encoding uncharacterized protein isoform X1, with amino-acid sequence MRACSLQMAKGGKGRRRTASQQTPFLLHCRRQGISGDLHHRKCSKALDNRDWEDATCSVCMECPHNAVLLLCSSHDKGCRPYMCGTSFRYSNCLDQYKKFHTKVVPFNHEEPLHTSIDNSVLAAGSSWPVEKCEATEISCPLCRGQVKGWTVVEPAREYLNAKKRSCMQDDCTFVGTFKELRKHMKADHPCAQPREADPTIEQKWRRLEREREQEDVISTIRSTMPGAMVFGDYVIERNHHGFETDEEGGLDTADAIERGGDFDVGLDNNVLNFFLFLHAFGPSGNDLGRRTRQPTHAADENAVGVHLTSPVGGHQDDDYFNDGGGNVSLVSRLRRHGRVLLGRSGRRRRRREDIGGQM
- the LOC107922314 gene encoding uncharacterized protein isoform X3; this translates as MAKGGKGRRRTASQQTPFLLHCRRQGISGDLHHRKCSKALDNRDWEDATCSVCMECPHNAVLLLCSSHDKGCRPYMCGTSFRYSNCLDQYKKFHTKVVPFNHEEPLHTSIDNSVLAAGSSWPVEKCEATEISCPLCRGQVKGWTVVEPAREYLNAKKRSCMQDDCTFVGTFKELRKHMKADHPCAQPREADPTIEQKWRRLEREREQEDVISTIRSTMPGAMVFGDYVIERNHHGFETDEEGGLDTADAIERGGDFDVGLDNNVLNFFLFLHAFGPSGNDLGRRTRQPTHAADENAVGVHLTSPVGGHQDDDYFNDGGGNVSLVSRLRRHGRVLLGRSGRRRRRREDIGGQM
- the LOC107922314 gene encoding uncharacterized protein isoform X2, yielding MCSLQMAKGGKGRRRTASQQTPFLLHCRRQGISGDLHHRKCSKALDNRDWEDATCSVCMECPHNAVLLLCSSHDKGCRPYMCGTSFRYSNCLDQYKKFHTKVVPFNHEEPLHTSIDNSVLAAGSSWPVEKCEATEISCPLCRGQVKGWTVVEPAREYLNAKKRSCMQDDCTFVGTFKELRKHMKADHPCAQPREADPTIEQKWRRLEREREQEDVISTIRSTMPGAMVFGDYVIERNHHGFETDEEGGLDTADAIERGGDFDVGLDNNVLNFFLFLHAFGPSGNDLGRRTRQPTHAADENAVGVHLTSPVGGHQDDDYFNDGGGNVSLVSRLRRHGRVLLGRSGRRRRRREDIGGQM